The following are encoded together in the Salvia hispanica cultivar TCC Black 2014 chromosome 6, UniMelb_Shisp_WGS_1.0, whole genome shotgun sequence genome:
- the LOC125194800 gene encoding uncharacterized protein At2g29880-like codes for MARRGKSNHVWTIEEDAKLVESIVELKRSKNWDGESGSGLRKGYQKELEKILQEKLPELSGFGWDDERKCVTASADVWDDYLKSHPDCTFMKNKSFPYFDQLSIVWGKDRAAGLHAEVLVDVVEELDREENVDQVDGESGEDGVPSLTTPRDEGTSKRLDRKRRRSSDGFISSLERMTNVFAAHMDKSNDQMNKILESVTGGDKEKKDNRRMLYEKLQEIEALTDSQRQKAAMKLVRDPDLLDYFFTLHDEGAKKMFLIELLGWNYFYTFLLQD; via the exons ATGGCTCGCCGAGGAAAGAGTAATCATGTATGGACTATTGAAGAAGATGCAAAACTCGTAGAATCCATTGTTGAGTTGAAGAGGAGTAAGAATTGGGATGGTGAAAGtggaagtgggttgaggaaaggTTATCAAAAGGagttggaaaaaatattacaagaaAAGCTTCCAG AATTGAGTGGCTTTGGCTGGGATGATGAAAGAAAATGTGTTACTGCAAGTGCGGATGTTTGGGATGATTATTTGAAG AGCCATCCAGATTGTACTTTCATGAAAAACAAGTCTTTCCCTTACTTTGATCAACTATCAATTGTATGGGGTAAAGATAGAGCTGCTGGATTACATGCTGAAGTTCTAGTAGATGTAGTCGAGGAATTAGATAGAGAAGAAAATGTAGATCAAGTAGATGGAGAATCTGGTGAAGATGGTGTACCTTCATTAACTACACCTCGCGACGAAGGAACTTCAAAAAGACTTGATCGTAAGAGGAGAAGAAGTTCAGATGGTTTCATATCAAGTTTGGAGCGAATGACTAATGTGTTTGCTGCGCATATGGATAAGTCGAATGATCAAATGAACAAGATTCTGGAAAGTGTTACCGGAGGTgacaaagagaaaaaagacaaCCGTCGTATGCTTTATGAGAAATTGCAAGAGATTGAAGCGTTAACTGATTCTCAGAGACAAAAAGCTGCAATGAAACTTGTTCGAGATCCTGATTTATTAGATTACTTTTTCACTCTTCACGATGAAGGGGCGAAAAAGATGTTTCTAATAGAACTATTAGGATGGAATTACTTTTATACGTTTTTGCTACAAGACTAG
- the LOC125192170 gene encoding probable indole-3-acetic acid-amido synthetase GH3.1, with protein MAVESILSSPLGPPACEKDAKALQFIEEMTRNADSVQENVLAQILARNADTEYLKSFNLDGATDRHTFKSKIPMVTYEDLHPLIQRIADGDRSPILSSHPVSEFLTSSGTSAGERKLMPTIKEELDRRQLLYSLLMPVMNLYVSGLDKGKGLYFLFIKSETKTPSGLVARPVLTSYYKSDHFKTRPHDPYNVYTSPNEAILCPDSFQSMYTQMLCGLYDRHHVLRVGAVFASGLLRAIRFLQLNWNQLAQDIRAGSLNPKVTDPSIRHCMTRILRPDPELADFIVSECSEDNWERIITRIWPNTKYLDVIVTGAMAQYIPTLDYYSGGLPKACTMYASSECYFGLNLNPMCNPSEVSYTIMPNMAYFEFLPHDNNKSKNNSAARLVDLADVEVGREYELVITTYAGLSRYRVGDILRVTGFHNAAPQFQFVRRKNVLLSIDADKTDEAELQAAVERASRLLSTTSVVEYTSYADTATIPGHYVVYWELLGGAPEGGVLERCCLEMEEAMNSVYRQCRVADGSIGPLEIRVVRNGTFEELMDYAISRGASINQYKVPRCVSFTPIMELLDSRVVSTHFSPSLPHWGPHRRR; from the exons ATGGCGGTTGAGTCGATTTTGTCGTCTCCCTTGGGCCCTCCGGCATGCGAAAAGGACGCAAAGGCCCTTCAGTTCATCGAGGAGATGACACGCAACGCCGACTCCGTTCAGGAGAATGTGCTGGCGCAGATCCTTGCCCGCAATGCCGACACCGAGTATCTGAAGAGCTTCAATCTCGACGGAGCCACCGATCGTCACACCTTCAAATCCAAAATCCCCATGGTCACCTACGAAGATCTCCACCCCCTGATCCAGAGAATCGCGGACGGCGATCGCTCCCCCATTCTATCTTCTCACCCCGTCTCCGAATTCCTCACCAGCTCTGGAACTTCAGCTGGTGAGCGAAAACTCATGCCGACTATCAAAGAGGAATTGGACCGTCGCCAGCTTCTCTACAGCCTTCTCATGCCCGTTATGAACCT ataCGTGAGCGGACTAGACAAAGGCAAGGGGCTCTACTTCTTGTTCATCAAGTCGGAGACAAAGACACCGAGCGGGCTGGTGGCCCGACCCGTCCTCACCAGCTACTACAAGAGCGACCACTTCAAAACCCGACCCCACGACCCCTACAACGTCTACACCAGCCCCAACGAGGCCATCCTCTGCCCCGACTCCTTCCAAAGCATGTACACCCAGATGCTCTGCGGCCTCTACGACCGCCACCACGTCCTCCGCGTCGGCGCCGTCTTCGCCTCCGGCCTCCTCCGCGCCATCCGCTTCCTCCAGCTCAACTGGAACCAGCTCGCCCAAGACATCCGGGCCGGGTCACTCAACCCCAAGGTCACCGACCCGTCCATCCGCCACTGCATGACCCGGATTCTCCGACCCGACCCGGAACTCGCCGATTTCATCGTCTCGGAGTGCTCCGAGGACAACTGGGAGCGGATCATCACGAGAATCTGGCCCAACACAAAATACCTGGATGTGATCGTGACCGGCGCCATGGCGCAGTACATTCCGACGCTGGATTACTACAGCGGCGGGCTGCCGAAGGCGTGCACGATGTACGCCTCGTCGGAGTGCTACTTCGGGCTGAACCTGAACCCGATGTGCAACCCGTCGGAGGTATCCTACACCATCATGCCAAACATGGCCTACTTCGAGTTCCTGCCCCACGACaacaacaaaagcaaaaacaacTCGGCGGCGCGGCTGGTGGACCTGGCTGACGTGGAGGTGGGGAGGGAGTACGAGCTGGTGATCACGACGTACGCGGGGCTGTCGAGGTACCGCGTGGGCGACATCCTGCGGGTGACGGGGTTCCACAACGCGGCGCCGCAGTTCCAGTTCGTGCGGAGGAAGAACGTGCTGCTGAGCATCGACGCGGACAAGACGGACGAGGCGGAGCTGCAGGCCGCGGTGGAAAGGGCGTCGAGGCTGCTGAGCACGACGAGCGTGGTGGAGTACACGAGCTACGCAGACACGGCCACCATCCCGGGGCACTACGTGGTGTATTGGGAGCTGCTGGGTGGGGCCCCCGAAGGAGGCGTGCTGGAGAGGTGCTGTTTGGAGATGGAGGAGGCGATGAACTCGGTGTACCGCCAGTGCAGGGTGGCGGACGGGTCCATCGGGCCGCTGGAGATAAGAGTGGTGCGGAACGGCACGTTTGAGGAGCTCATGGACTACGCAATCTCGAGGGGCGCGTCGATCAACCAGTACAAGGTGCCGAGGTGCGTGAGCTTCACGCCCATCATGGAGCTTCTCGACTCGCGAGTCGTCTCCACGCACTTCAGCCCTTCCCTGCCGCACTGGGGACCACACCGACGCCGGTAG
- the LOC125194801 gene encoding protein FAR1-RELATED SEQUENCE 5-like, producing the protein MEFKNEVEAYDFYMKYAKATGFGTRKKSAHKDPITGKLLDISFCCGKEGFRATDSRAVTVKKPHPEIRCGCKAMLKINSRYSGKCHIVKFVEEHNHDLCDPEQSYMFRCFREMSNVQQTQVDVAQSCGLPPKKILDVMAKESGGIQHLGFTHIDLKNYLRTKRTSEIKQGDCGGVLQSLQMMKSEDPHFYYAIQLDVEDLITNIFWTDGRMIQDFGHFGDVVCFDTTYRKHRDGRPIALFVGVNHHKQTIVFGAALLYDETIETFEWLFSAFEDAMMGKRPKTILTDQDQAMSAALASKWPSTYHRLCVWHIFQNAVIHLSSVFSSFKNTFAADFSCCVYDFEEESEFLGAWNEMLEKYNLQDNQWLTIMFSLREKWALVYGRNTFCADIITTQRSECMNAVVKHYVNYKNNIVEVFHHFQRLIDDRREKEAAEDFKNAQSSPVMTFPLEILKHGAAIYTHKIFALFNEELRKAFESKIESESQLGSSRIYKVRPLDRAYEHIVTYDSIEGSISCSCRKFEFSGILCSHSLKVFTLMNVIRIPDEYILKRWTKHAKSGMTRVCKEGAVVVDEKTRKKQRYKELCNSFIQLAGKAAESEDSYAYAMECLLKMGNNIDGMVEKGKSVVVEAKKVGDVATEGDCDENQIKGLKPKGKVTYKTCKRPKNALEQAISKKRKPKAIKSGVEHASSTQESGVEHASSRRESEGNVLINDDYWNLTYTAFDPHNTS; encoded by the coding sequence ATGGAGTTCAAAAACGAAGTTGAGgcatatgatttttatatgaaatatgCTAAAGCAACAGGATTTGGAACTCGAAAAAAATCTGCTCATAAGGATCCAATTACAGGCAAGCTTTTGGACATAAGCTTTTGTTGCGGTAAAGAAGGTTTTAGAGCAACAGACAGTCGAGCTGTTACAGTGAAGAAACCTCATCCTGAAATTAGGTGCGGATGTAAGGCTATGTTGAAAATCAACTCTAGGTACAGTGGAAAGTGTCATATTGTGAAATTTGTTGAAGAACACAATCATGATTTGTGTGATCCGGAACAATCTTACATGTTTAGATGTTTCCGGGAAATGTCTAATGTTCAACAAACTCAAGTTGATGTTGCTCAAAGTTGTGGGTTGCCTCCAAAGAAAATTCTGGATGTAATGGCAAAAGAATCTGGTGGAATTCAACATCTTGGTTTCACTCATATTGATTTGAAGAATTATTTGAGAACTAAGAGGACTTCGGAGATTAAACAAGGCGATTGTGGAGGTGTGTTACAATCTTTACAAATGATGAAAAGTGAGGATCCACACTTTTACTATGCAATACAGTTGGACGTGGAAGATCTAATTACCAATATATTTTGGACCGATGGTAGAATGATACAAGATTTTGGTCATTTTGGTGATGTAGTTTGCTTTGATACTACCTATAGAAAACATCGAGATGGTAGACCAATTGCTTTATTCGTCGGCGTAAATCATCACAAACAAACAATTGTGTTTGGTGCAGCATTATTATACGACGAAACAATTGAAACCTTTGAGTGGTTGTTTAGTGCATTTGAAGATGCCATGATGGGAAAACGACCAAAGACTATCTTAACAGATCAAGATCAAGCAATGAGCGCTGCTTTAGCTTCCAAGTGGCCTTCTACTTACCATCGCTTGTGTGTTTGGCACATTTTTCAGAATGCAGTGATCCATCTTTCAAGTGTTTTTTCGAGTTTTAAGAACACATTTGCAGCTGATTTTAGTTGTTGTGTATACGACTTTGAAGAAGAATCGGAATTCCTCGGGGCTTGGAATGAAATGTTAGAGAAATACAACTTGCAAGATAATCAGTGGCTGACAATAATGTTTTCTCTAAGGGAAAAATGGGCATTGGTGTATGGAAGAAATACATTTTGCGCTGATATCATTACAACTCAACGAAGTGAGTGCATGAATGCTGTTGTGAAACATTATgtaaattacaaaaacaaCATTGTTGAGGTGTTCCATCATTTTCAAAGGTTGATAGATGATCGACGCGAGAAAGAAGCTGCAGAAGATTTCAAAAATGCTCAAAGTTCTCCTGTCATGACTTTTCCATTAGAAATACTAAAGCATGGAGCTGCCATATATACACACAAGATATTTGCATTATTTAATGAGGAGTTGAGGAAGGCATTCGAAAGCAAGATTGAGAGTGAGAGTCAACTTGGAAGTTCAAGAATATATAAGGTTAGACCTCTTGATCGGGCTTATGAACATATTGTCACATATGATTCCATTGAAGGTTCCATTTCTTGCAGCTGTAGAAAGTTTGAATTCTCGGGTATTTTATGCTCACATAGTTTAAAAGTCTTTACATTAATGAATGTCATTCGAATACCCGATGAATATATCTTAAAGCGATGGACCAAACATGCTAAGAGCGGGATGACAAGAGTTTGCAAGGAAGGAGCTGTCGTTGTTGATGAAAAAACCCGAAAGAAACAGCGATATAAAGAGTTATGTAATTCATTCATACAATTGGCAGGCAAGGCAGCCGAAAGTGAAGATAGTTATGCTTATGCCATGGAATGTCTCTTGAAAATGGGAAACAACATTGATGGAATGGtagagaagggaaaaagtgTTGTTGTTGAGGCAAAGAAGGTCGGAGATGTTGCAACCGAAGGTGACTGCgatgaaaatcaaattaaaggcttGAAACCTAAAGGAAAGGTTACATACAAAACATGTAAGAGACCGAAGAATGCTTTGGAACAAGCTATTAGTAAAAAACGGAAACCAAAAGCAATAAAGAGTGGTGTGGAACATGCTTCTTCTACGCAGGAGAGTGGTGTGGAACATGCTTCTTCTAGGCGGGAATCTGAAGGGAATGTGCTCATCAATGATGACTATTGGAACTTAACATACACTGCTTTTGATCCTCATAATACATCATAA